The following proteins are encoded in a genomic region of Bicyclus anynana chromosome 12, ilBicAnyn1.1, whole genome shotgun sequence:
- the LOC128198591 gene encoding uncharacterized protein LOC128198591: MSSNVGKGKEAAAVPSTSKSRSVCSAKSVTRSTEQVKTTKPTRSLREKVLVRSASRRSSLSEDTHVSSLPEETILNETVTERVSEWASKPHLLVDSDEESSDCSSISETAPGRKSMIHFTTKRSGVEMDLATKKANDMLLQGKDALESAGNMKRECKQTALESLQGLYEIVLSLSDSRARHKHNLEKERHRHAQELVRIERAHNKMITGTLSQLTTQITDTNRQLTENSNETKAIRSWLGHETEEPYRQIKYISQRMVHLENAIGKVTAQKWEGPSEKKAKGDHDQVAASHQARISAQLDQVSKQLDELRRGLDRVANDTNRILTDDTKKLNSEVLETHMEETGKGLTEVKAAIEKAESKICQTVTTTPMAPAMSPAVKGDLRKHLEPIAERLEAVSSELRTLREARSKTPPPTTSLGAELALAELAKVTASAQPTYAQVARKPRVPQPNHTLIVSSTDPQKSGEKVIDTIREVLDCRNSGARVDRIRKGRNQKVILSCNSKDDLKLVKTKIERGQSLKVEEAKTNNPLAKIKDVLAYHTDAELVETVRRQNDHLLQGLSAKDIAIRVRYRKKARNALECHPVLELSPEVHKRFLEAGKIYVGLQRRPIVDQSPLVQCAKCLGFGHTKTVCRERDSFCSHCGGTHTWESCLGRKEGRPPTCRNCQKNKNTTINQGHNAYSDECPEKQKWDAIARSRITYLHC; the protein is encoded by the coding sequence ATGTCGTCGAACGTAGGCAAAGGAAAGGAAGCCGCGGCAGTACCCTCTACCTCTAAATCAAGGTCAGTATGCTCAGCAAAGTCTGTCACACGCTCAACAGAGCAAGTAAAAACGACGAAGCCGACCAGATCGCTGAGGGAGAAGGTACTGGTGCGGTCGGCATCCCGCCGCTCATCGCTTAGTGAGGACACCCACGTCTCATCCCTACCCGAGGAGACTATCCTCAACGAGACGGTCACCGAAAGGGTGTCAGAGTGGGCCAGCAAACCACATCTTCTGGTAGACTCAGACGAAGAGTCGTCGGACTGCTCCTCAATATCGGAGACGGCGCCAGGGAGAAAAAGCATGATCCATTTCACCACAAAAAGATCCGGGGTGGAGATGGATCTAGCCACTAAGAAAGCAAACGACATGCTGCTACAAGGAAAGGACGCATTGGAGTCAGCTGGCAACATGAAGCGGGAATGCAAGCAAACCGCCCTGGAGAGCTTGCAAGGCCTATATGAGATAGTCTTGTCGCTATCCGACTCCAGAGCGAGACACAAACACAACTTAGAAAAAGAGAGACATAGGCACGCTCAGGAATTGGTCCGGATAGAGCGTGCCCACAACAAAATGATTACAGGTACACTCTCACAACTAACCACACAAATAACGGACACAAATAGACAATTAACAGAAAATTCAAACGAAACAAAAGCCATACGTAGCTGGCTGGGGCACGAGACAGAGGAGCCCTACAggcagataaaatatatttcgcaGAGAATGGTGCACTTGGAGAATGCGATCGGTAAAGTTACTGCACAGAAGTGGGAAGGCCCTAGCGAGAAGAAGGCGAAAGGCGACCACGACCAAGTAGCAGCGAGCCACCAGGCTAGGATATCTGCTCAGTTGGACCAGGTGTCTAAACAGCTGGACGAACTGAGGAGGGGCCTGGACAGAGTTGCGAACGACACCAATCGCATTCTCACAGATGACACCAAAAAGCTAAACAGCGAAGTGCTGGAGACCCACATGGAGGAGACTGGGAAGGGTCTGACAGAGGTAAAAGCGGCCATAGAAAAGGCTGAAAGTAAGATCTGTCAGACAGTTACCACGACCCCTATGGCTCCGGCGATGTCACCCGCTGTTAAGGGCGACCTCAGAAAACACTTGGAGCCCATAGCTGAAAGGCTAGAGGCAGTATCATCGGAACTCCGGACGTTGCGAGAAGCGCGAAGCAAAACCCCTCCACCCACAACCAGCTTAGGGGCGGAACTCGCACTGGCGGAGTTAGCCAAGGTAACGGCCTCAGCGCAGCCGACGTATGCGCAAGTAGCGCGTAAACCAAGGGTCCCACAACCTAACCACACCCTGATCGTGTCATCTACGGATCCTCAAAAGTCGGGGGAGAAGGTAATTGACACGATCAGGGAGGTACTGGACTGCAGGAACTCCGGTGCCAGGGTGGATAGGATCCGCAAGGGCCGAAACCAAAAGGTCATCCTGAGCTGTAACAGCAAGGATGACCTAAAATTAGTTAAAACCAAAATTGAAAGAGGGCAGTCACTAAAGGTGGAAGAGGCCAAAACTAACAACCCACTGGCAAAAATCAAAGACGTTCTGGCGTATCATACAGACGCGGAGCTAGTGGAAACCGTGAGAAGACAAAATGACCATCTTCTACAGGGACTGAGTGCCAAAGACATAGCGATCCGAGTCCGATACAGAAAGAAGGCAAGGAACGCGCTAGAGTGCCACCCAGTTTTAGAACTCTCTCCGGAAGTACACAAAAGATTCCTCGAAGCAGGGAAAATCTATGTAGGTCTACAGAGAAGACCAATTGTAGACCAGTCTCCGCTAGTGCAGTGCGCCAAATGCTTAGGTTTTGGCCACACGAAAACGGTCTGCCGAGAGAGAGACAGCTTCTGCAGCCACTGCGGGGGAACTCATACGTGGGAAAGCTGTCTGGGCAGGAAGGAAGGCAGACCCCCCACCTGCAGGAActgccaaaaaaataaaaacacaacaataAACCAGGGGCATAACGCATACAGCGACGAATGCCCAGAAAAACAAAAATGGGATGCTATAGCTAGGTCTCGAATAACTTATTTACATTGCTAA
- the LOC128198590 gene encoding uncharacterized protein LOC128198590, whose protein sequence is MLKQYPGTQVIQCTLNRQKPVKAAIIIFGDKLEVIHDPQIVTETEVAVLLKVGQMRLGLVSVYYEGDQEIEPYMARTQLACQRLKTGNLIIGGDINGKSHWWGWSSEDERGADYVAFLNDMDLHILNTGDTPTFEVYRSGKLCSSIVDVTACSLPLLGKIENWRVDRSITSADHNGVTFTLRLESELTSLKPVTTRRYNTKKASWSDFATHFRETTEENNITPQAVEATKSPEDMEALVSAYVSAIQKASDHAIPVMGSWKGSPTPPWWSDKLNQLKAQTLRAKRRIRNAAPHRRAKVIENYIEIKEKYTKEANKAQTESWKEFCTTQEKESMWDGVYRVIRKTTRRQEDTLLKNNEGNTLSPEESAELLAKTFYPDDTETTDNSYHTKLRQRMESNHETLLQRLPDDDPPFTSAELDLVLKTMNPKKAPGPDGLTADICTRAIACNRELFMSIANKCLSLQYFPRQWKLAHVIILRKPGKEDYTHPKSYRPIGLLSILGKTVEKLMIGRLQWHTLPTLNRAQYGFMPQRGTEDALYDLVNHIRTEVSNKKIVLLVSLDIEGAFDNAWWPSIKNQLIEMGCPRNLYAMVCSYLTDRKIRVNYARAAFERNTTKGCVQGSIGGPTFWNVILDSLLHKVTDEGIYCQAFADDVVLAFSGHDIAVMEETANNTLAGVVRWGKRNKLHFAAHKTNAMIITKKLKYDLPVLHMSQNRIQLVQEIKLLGLIIDHRLTFESHVKAIRKKTADIYKQLACAARVTWGLNSEIIRTIYVAVIEPIALYAASVWYPAMEFQMIRNLLDGLQRGYAQKICKAYRTVSLTSALVLSGLLPLDLRVQEAAQLYMAKKGKSNDFLPPDREMEQWVHYLDQPHPSTFTKTEFEILETLDVKTLSSHQVTGPIIYTDGSKIEGKVGAALTWWENGVENKFLQFKLDPACTVFQAELYALHKAVLLAKRSDAPIVNIMSDSRSSLELLENPKSIHKLACQIKINIEKCNNNNKKIRLFWIRAHIGTPGNERADELAKTAAININTSTHYAKIPLSYVKRKIREESVRKWQDRYFTSDTGQITKIFFPDVGPAYALVRKIGANYLLCQAFTGHGGIAQYLHRFQLKDSPGCECDENVAETVEHIILDCPRFAALRMGLEVQTETKITLNALHTLLADPKTRKYLTEFLERVFRTAANRNSSISNNRPGTQDQGSSTRSRSPTTQTIDAPTVEVRQLPIIQLLHYGGQGEPGIRLRGVALFMDNNTERLGISFCNADARGRVVISPGLATLLNGSTSRNTMRRRTYNALPETAVADTHCRIVRSRNKEIVLFKWNNLVTPFAQASKVLKELSTINIVTPKRISVDAMAVGYVKGTVDDYVGCLEASVKHEVVVYENRGEDLSFLKPNKQHPPAAPGTPEAPSGSEKLQLKRSLENQPKSSSTTERMKSTFRTAVSRFSAAMQSISGNREQINITNTTTRVEKALQTFTQKQPNTTQTTSSSTSTMAEKGQVVPPVLREPSGPLDHVINAFLEFQAITTAEQVVSQKICKEILQAYNFGNTGLLKVRLKESEAAIYDNNTKQNIIGEESGDHMVAYSAKYGFVDRIQEDKKQNRPTSPQQFKVPQDAPIVVVARCTRVMLNEKTLERAKTIAGINNESLEQWTVPKFTWVNGVPGCGKTTWIINNFDPIGDVVITTTTEAAKDLRERLTPTIGKDAKVKVRTMASVLVNGLQEHARSRCTRLIVDEALMNHFGAIIMATKLVGASETLLIGDKNQLPFIDRNNLFKLHYCRPNQVARVNQELLCTHRNPMDVAYALSEVYNGIYSSKPRVRSLELRRYSGSQIPKDSTNTLYLTHTQGEKEMLKTEGYGKGEGSRVNTIHEAQGATFERVIIVRTAAKKIQLYESVSHAVVAVSRHTVWCTYFTDDNSDATAHFITRATSASAANIREYNTRMAIANKDEKVVKSSLSVPLDT, encoded by the coding sequence ATGCTTAAGCAGTACCCAGGCACGCAAGTCATCCAGTGCACTCTCAATCGCCAAAAACCGGTTAAAGCTGCCATCATAATCTTCGGAGACAAGTTGGAGGTCATTCATGACCCACAAATTGTAACCGAAACCGAAGTGGCGGTTTTGCTGAAAGTAGGTCAGATGAGGTTAGGTTTGGTCTCAGTCTATTATGAGGGAGACCAGGAAATTGAACCATATATGGCACGAACACAGTTAGCGTGCCAACGGCTCAAAACTGGGAACCTCATAATAGGCGGTGACATAAATGGCAAGAGCCACTGGTGGGGATGGAGCTCTGAAGATGAAAGAGGAGCGGACTACGTGGCTTTTCTAAATGACATGGACCTCCATATACTGAACACTGGAGATACCCCAACCTTTGAGGTCTACAGGAGTGGCAAGCTGTGCTCCAGCATAGTCGACGTCACGGCCTGCAGCCTACCCCTGCTAGGAAAGATAGAGAACTGGAGAGTGGACCGAAGCATAACTTCCGCAGACCACAATGGCGTCACCTTCACTCTGCGTCTAGAATCGGAATTGACATCGCTCAAACCGGTAACTACCCGCAGATACAACACGAAGAAAGCCTCGTGGTCGGACTTTGCAACACACTTCAGGGAAACTACAGAGGAGAACAACATCACTCCCCAAGCAGTGGAAGCCACAAAATCCCCAGAAGATATGGAAGCCTTAGTCTCAGCCTATGTCTCTGCCATCCAAAAAGCCAGCGACCATGCTATTCCGGTCATGGGCTCATGGAAAGGCAGTCCTACACCACCATGGTGGTCTGATAAACTAAACCAACTAAAAGCTCAAACGCTACGAGCAAAACGCAGGATAAGAAATGCAGCGCCACATAGACGAGCCAAGGTAATAGAAAATTacatagaaataaaagaaaaatacaccAAAGAGGCCAACAAAGCTCAGACTGAGAGTTGGAAAGAGTTCTGTACAACCCAGGAAAAAGAGAGCATGTGGGATGGGGTGTATCGGGTAATAAGGAAAACGACAAGAAGGCAGGAGGACACGTTGCTTAAGAACAACGAAGGCAACACCCTCAGCCCGGAAGAGTCGGCTGAACTCCTTGCCAAAACCTTCTACCCAGATGACACGGAGACCACAGACAACTCATACCACACCAAGCTCAGACAGCGGATGGAAAGCAATCATGAAACCCTACTGCAAAGACTGCCTGATGACGATCCACCTTTCACATCGGCAGAATTGGATTTAGTGCTGAAGACCATGAATCCAAAAAAGGCCCCAGGACCAGATGGGCTGACAGCGGACATATGCACCAGGGCCATAGCCTGCAACAGGGAACTGTTCATGTCAATAGCGAACAAGTGCCTATCACTACAATACTTCCCTAGGCAATGGAAACTGGCCCACGTCATTATACTCCGCAAACCAGGAAAAGAAGATTACACCCATCCTAAATCTTACAGACCAATCGGCTTGTTATCGATTCTGGGCAAAACTGTCGAGAAGCTGATGATAGGTCGACTGCAGTGGCATACTCTACCAACCCTCAACAGAGCTCAATATGGCTTCATGCCACAGCGCGGAACCGAGGACGCCCTCTATGACTTAGTGAACCACATCAGGACAGAAGTTAGCAACAAGAAGATCGTTCTGTTGGTATCACTGGACATAGAGGGAGCCTTCGACAATGCGTGGTGGCCGTCAATCAAAAACCAACTAATCGAGATGGGATGCCCGAGAAACCTTTACGCTATGGTATGTTCATATCTCACTGACCGGAAAATCAGGGTCAACTACGCCAGAGCAGCATTCGAGAGGAACACGACGAAGGGATGCGTCCAAGGATCCATCGGTGGGCCAACCTTCTGGAACGTTATCCTAGACTCTCTGCTACACAAAGTAACTGACGAAGGGATTTATTGCCAAGCGTTCGCGGACGACGTGGTTCTTGCTTTCTCAGGTCACGATATTGCTGTAATGGAGGAGACAGCTAACAACACTCTCGCAGGAGTGGTAAGATGGGGGAAGCGAAATAAGTTACACTTCGCCGCACATAAGACCAATGCGATGATCATAACAAAGAAACTTAAATACGATCTCCCAGTCCTCCATATGTCCCAAAACAGGATACAGCTAGTCCAAGAAATCAAGCTCCTTGGACTTATCATAGACCACAGGTTAACTTTCGAATCGCATGTAAAAGCCATCAGGAAGAAAACGGCTGATATATATAAACAACTGGCATGCGCAGCGAGGGTGACTTGGGGTCTAAACAGTGAGATAATAAGGACCATCTACGTGGCGGTGATTGAGCCTATTGCACTGTACGCAGCAAGCGTATGGTACCCCGCAATGGAGTTTCAAATGATACGTAATCTACTAGATGGACTCCAAAGGGGATACGCACAAAAGATCTGCAAGGCGTATCGTACGGTCTCACTCACCTCCGCGTTAGTCCTGTCGGGGCTACTCCCACTCGACCTAAGGGTTCAAGAGGCTGCGCAACTCTACATGGCGAAAAAAGGCAAGTCGAACGACTTTTTACCGCCAGATAGAGAAATGGAACAATGGGTCCATTACCTTGACCAGCCTCACCCCTCTACCTTCACCAAAACGGAATTTGAGATCCTCGAAACCTTGGACGTGAAAACTCTAAGTTCCCACCAAGTAACAGGTCCGATCATCTACACGGACGGCAGCAAGATAGAAGGCAAAGTAGGCGCTGCCCTTACATGGTGGGAGAATGGAGTTGAAAACAAATTCCTCCAATTTAAATTAGACCCAGCATGCACCGTTTTTCAAGCAGAACTCTATGCACTGCACAAAGCAGTTTTGCTTGCAAAACGGAGCGATGCTCCTATAGTTAACATCATGAGCGACTCAAGATCATCCCTTGAGTTGCTCGAAAATCCCAAATCAATTCACAAATTAGCttgccaaataaaaataaacattgaaaaatgcaataacaataacaaaaagatCAGATTATTTTGGATCAGAGCTCACATCGGCACGCCCGGGAACGAAAGAGCGGATGAACTGGCAAAAACCGCAGCAATTAACATCAATACCTCCACCCACTATGCGAAAATTCCTCTATCCTATGTTAAAAGAAAGATACGAGAGGAATCAGTACGCAAGTGGCAGGATAGGTATTTCACCTCCGATACAGGACAGATCACCAAAATCTTCTTCCCTGATGTAGGCCCGGCTTACGCCTTGGTGAGGAAGATTGGGGCGAACTATCTGCTCTGTCAAGCCTTTACAGGCCACGGAGGAATTGCGCAATACCTGCACCGGTTCCAGCTCAAAGACAGCCCAGGATGTGAATGCGACGAAAACGTAGCAGAAACCGTAGAACATATCATTCTGGACTGTCCGCGTTTTGCGGCATTGCGGATGGGACTCGAGGTCCaaacagaaacaaaaataacattaaacgCTCTACACACCCTACTGGCAGACCCTAAAACAAGGAAATACCTCACTGAGTTCCTCGAAAGAGTTTTTAGGACTGCTGCCAATAGGAACAGCTCTATATCCAACAACAGACCCGGAACACAAGATCAGGGTTCCTCCACAAGAAGCCGTTCACCGACCACACAGACCATCGACGCCCCCACAGTTGAAGTTCGACAGCTGCCGATCATCCAGCTGCTGCACTATGGAGGGCAAGGTGAGCCGGGAATACGGCTCCGTGGAGTGGCCCTCTTCATGGATAACAACACGGAAAGGCTGGGTATAAGCTTCTGCAACGCAGATGCCAGAGGCAGAGTGGTGATTTCACCAGGCCTGGCGACCCTACTTAACGGAAGCACCTCTAGAAACACCATGAGGAGAAGAACTTATAACGCATTGCCTGAGACAGCAGTGGCCGATACGCACTGCAGAATAGTAAGATCAAGAAACAAAGAGATCGTACTATTCAAATGGAACAATCTGGTGACTCCATTTGCTCAGGCGAGCAAAGTTCTCAAAGAACTCAGCACAATAAATATAGTAACTCCGAAACGCATAAGCGTGGATGCAATGGCGGTAGGATATGTGAAGGGCACGGTGGATGACTACGTAGGTTGTTTGGAAGCTTCAGTAAAACATGAGGTAGTGGTGTACGAAAACAGAGGGGAAGACCTCAGTTTTcttaaaccaaacaaacaacaCCCACCCGCGGCCCCGGGAACACCTGAAGCACCAAGCGGCTCGGAAAAACTACAACTAAAAAGGTCACTGGAAAACCAACCAAAATCTAGCTCGACAACAGAACGAATGAAGAGCACGTTCAGAACCGCAGTGAGCAGGTTTTCTGCAGCCATGCAGAGTATTTCCGGCAATAGAGAGCAAATAAACATCACAAACACAACAACAAGGGTAGAAAAGGCCTTACAGACATTTACACAGAAACAACCAAACACAACACAAACAACATCTAGTTCAACAAGCACCATGGCAGAAAAAGGTCAAGTAGTACCTCCTGTGCTCAGGGAACCGAGTGGCCCCCTAGATCATGTCATAAACGCTTTCCTAGAATTCCAAGCTATCACTACAGCAGAGCAAGTCGTTAGCCAGAAAATCTGTAAAGAAATCTTACAAGCTTACAACTTCGGCAACACTGGCCTTTTAAAGGTGAGGCTCAAGGAATCGGAAGCAGCGATTTATGACAACAACACCAAACAGAACATCATAGGTGAAGAATCGGGAGACCACATGGTTGCTTATAGTGCAAAATACGGTTTCGTCGACCGTATTCAAGaggacaaaaaacaaaatagaccTACGTCACCTCAACAGTTCAAAGTACCGCAGGACGCCCCAATAGTCGTGGTGGCTAGATGCACTAGAGTTATGCTCAATGAGAAAACTCTGGAGAGAGCCAAGACTATTGCTGGGATAAACAACGAGTCCCTGGAACAATGGACAGTTCCCAAATTTACATGGGTCAACGGAGTTCCAGGATGCGGTAAAACAACATGGATCATAAACAACTTTGATCCAATAGGTGACGTAGtcataacaacaacaacagaagCTGCCAAAGACCTAAGAGAGAGGCTCACTCCAACCATAGGAAAGGATGCCAAAGTGAAAGTTCGGACGATGGCATCGGTATTAGTGAATGGTCTTCAAGAGCATGCGAGATCGAGATGCACGCGTCTCATCGTCGACGAAGCTTTGATGAACCACTTCGGCGCCATCATCATGGCAACCAAACTGGTAGGAGCGAGCGAAACCCTCTTAATTGGTGATAAAAATCAACTGCCATTCATAGACAGGAACAACCTTTTCAAACTCCATTACTGCCGTCCCAACCAAGTAGCACGGGTCAATCAAGAGCTGCTATGCACGCACAGGAACCCTATGGATGTAGCATATGCGTTAAGTGAAGTCTACAACGGCATATACTCGTCCAAACCTCGAGTAAGGTCTCTGGAGCTGAGAAGGTATTCAGGATCGCAAATCCCGAAAGACTCTACAAACACGTTGTACCTTACCCATACCCAAGGCGAAAAGGAAATGCTTAAGACCGAAGGGTATGGAAAAGGTGAGGGATCGCGAGTGAATACCATTCATGAGGCACAGGGAGCTACATTCGAAAGGGTCATAATCGTCAGAACAGCTGCTAAAAAGATCCAGCTATATGAGAGCGTCTCCCACGCCGTAGTGGCAGTCTCACGTCACACGGTATGGTGTACATATTTTACCGATGACAACAGTGACGCTACCGCCCACTTCATCACCCGGGCGACATCTGCTTCCGCGGCAAACATCAGGGAGTACAATACAAGGATGGCGATAGCCAATAAGGATGAGAAGGTGGTGAAATCCTCACTAAGCGTGCCACTAGATacataa
- the LOC128198571 gene encoding acetylcholine receptor subunit alpha-like, whose translation MRARAVPGAARLLLLALLLASCAGNPDAKRLYDDLLSNYNKLVRPVLNVSDALTVRIKLKLSQLIDVNLKNQIMTTNLWVEQSWYDYKLSWEPREYGGVEMLHVPSDHIWRPDIVLYNNADGNFEVTLATKATLNYTGRVDWRPPAIYKSSCEIDVEYFPFDQQTCIMKFGSWTYDGFQVDLRHIDEARGTNVVELGVDLSEFYTSVEWDILEVPAVRNEKFYTCCNEPYLDITFNITMRRKTLFYTVNLIIPCMGISFLTVLVFYLPSDSGEKVSLSISILLSLTVFFLLLAEIIPPTSLVVPLLGKFVLFTMILDTFSICVTVVVLNVHFRSPQTHTMAPWVRRVFIHVLPRLLVMRRPHYRLDPHRSRFAGLVTSEGWSPCAAVAPGADGERSPSPGTCRVHDAPALCDALRRWHRCPELHKAIDGINYIADQTRKEEESTRVKEDWKYVAMVLDRLFLWIFTLAVLVGSAGIILQAPTLYDERAPIDVRLSEIAYAAAKPRPPPPR comes from the exons ATGCGCGCCCGCGCTGTGCCCGGCGCGGCGCGACTGCTGCTGCTGGCGCTGCTGCTGGCGAGCTGCGCCGGCAACCCGGACGCCAAGCGGCTGTACGACGACCTGCTCAGCAACTACAACAAGCTGGTGCGGCCCGTGCTCAACGTCAGCGACGCGCTCACCGTGCGCATCAAGCTCAAGCTGAGCCAGCTCATCGACGTG aatttaaaaaatcagatCATGACCACAAACTTATGGGTGGAGCAG AGCTGGTACGACTACAAGCTGTCGTGGGAGCCGCGCGAGTACGGCGGCGTGGAGATGCTGCACGTGCCGTCCGACCACATCTGGCGGCCCGACATCGTGCTCTACAACAA CGCGGACGGCAACTTCGAGGTGACGCTGGCGACGAAAGCTACGCTGAACTACACGGGGCGCGTGGACTGGCGCCCGCCCGCCATCTACAAGTCGTCCTGCGAGATCGACGTCGAGTACTTCCCCTTCGACCAGCAGACCTGCATCATGAAGTTTGGCTCCTGGACTTACGATGGATTTCAG GTGGACTTGCGACACATCGACGAGGCTCGCGGCACCAACGTGGTGGAGCTCGGCGTGGACCTCAGCGAGTTCTACACGTCCGTCGAGTGGGACATCCTGGAGGTGCCTGCGGTTAG GAACGAAAAGTTCTACACGTGCTGCAACGAGCCGTACCTGGACATCACATTCAACATCACCATGCGGCGCAAGACGCTGTTCTACACCGTGAACCTCATCATCCCGTGCATGGGCATCTCGTTCCTCACGGTGCTGGTGTTCTACCTGCCCTCCGACAGCGGCGAGAAGGTGTCGCTGTCCATCTCCATCCTGCTGTCGCTCACCGTGTTCTTCCTGCTGCTGGCCGAGATCATCCCGCCCACGTCGCTGGTGGTGCCGCTGCTCGGCAAGTTCGTGCTCTTCACCATGATCCTCGATACGTTCAG CATCTGCGTGACGGTGGTGGTGCTCAACGTGCACTTCCGCTCGCCGCAGACGCACACCATGGCGCCGTGGGTGCGGCGCGTGTTCATCCACGTGCTGCCGCGCCTGCTCGTCATGCGCCGGCCGCACTACCGCCTCGACCCGCACCGCAGCCGCTT CGCAGGCCTGGTGACGAGCGAGGGCTGGTCGCCGTGCGCGGCGGTGGCGCCGGGCGCGGACGGGGAGCGGTCGCCCTCGCCGGGCACGTGCCGCGTGCACGACGCACCGGCGCTGTGCGATGCGCTGCGGCGCTGGCACCGCTGCCCCGAGCTGCACAAGGCCATCGACGGCATCAACTACATCGCCGACCAGACGCGCAAGGAGGAGGAGTCCACCAGG GTGAAGGAGGACTGGAAGTACGTGGCCATGGTGTTAGACCGGCTCTTCCTGTGGATCTTCACGCTGGCCGTGCTGGTGGGCTCGGCCGGCATCATCCTGCAGGCGCCCACGCTGTACGACGAGCGGGCGCCCATCGACGTTCGTCTTTCCGAGATCGCGTACGCTGCCGCCAagccgcgcccgccgccaccGCGGTAG